From Longimicrobium sp.:
ACGAGATCGAGAGCGGCGAGGCGTCGCTGCTGGACGACAACCTCATCGTCGCCGAGCTGAAGCGGCGGCTGGGCTTCGGCAAGTGACCATCGCCGGGGCAGACGGACGGCGCGGCACGGATTCCCACCCCAACGGCACCCCATCTCCATGACCATCACCCTGCTGTTCGTGTTCGTGCTGGCGGCGTTCGTGGGCTACTTCGTGATCACGCGGGTGCCGCCGCTCCTGCACACGCCGCTGATGTCGGCCACGAACGCCATCTCCGGCATCTCCCTGGTCGGCTCGCTGGTCCTGGCCGGCTCCAACCACGGCACGGTGGCCACGCTGCTGGGCTTCATCGCCGTGACCGCGGCCACCATCAACGTGGTGGGCGGGTTCCTGATCACCGACCGGATGCTGCGGATGTTCAAGCAGCGCCTGCCCGGCGGCGGAAACGGAACGCAGCCGGAGAAGCGGGAGGGCAAGTGATGCTCGCGCTCCTCCTCCAGATCCCCGAAACGCCGGTCGCGCCGGTCAACACGGCGATGGACCTGCGCGAGTTGGGGATCCAGCTCACCTACCTGACGGCGTCGGTCCTCTTCATCCTGGGCCTGTACTCGCTGACCAAGCCCGCGCGGGCGCAGCGGGGGATGCAGATGGCGGCGCTGGGGATGCTGCTGGCCATCGTGGGCACGCTGCTGTCGCGGCAGATCGTGCGTTGGGAGTGGATCCTGGGCGGACTGCTGCTGGGCACGGCCATCGGCTATCCGCTGGGGATGTTCGTGCCGATGACGGCCATGCCGCAGCGCATCGCCATCAGCCACATGTTCGGCGCGCTGGCGGCCACGCTGGTGGGCGTCGCCGAGTTCCGCGTGCAGCACGGGCAGGTGTCGCACGCCACCATGGCGGCGCTGGGGTTCGAGGTGCTGTTCGGGGCGCTGACCATCACCGGCAGCTTCATGGCGTTCGGCAAGCTGCAGGGGTTCATCAGCGGCACGCCGGTGACGTGGCGCGGCCAGAACGCCATGAACCTCACGCTGTTCGCGGCCACGTTCGGCATCTTCGTCTACCTGGTCGTGGACCCCGGCCATCCCGCGCTCTTCTACGCGATGGTGGGGATGAGCCTGCTGATCGGGGTGCTGATGGTGCTGCCGATCGGCGGGGCGGACATGCCGGTGGTGGTCTCGCTGCTGAACTCGTACGCGGGGCTGGCGTCGTCCGCGACGGGGTTCGCGATCGGGAACACCGTGCTGATCATCTGCGGCGCGCTGGACGGGGCGAGCGGCTTCCTGCTCTCGGTGCTGATGAGCAAGGCGATGAACCGCTCGTTCGGCAACGTGCTCTTCGGCGCGTTCGGTGCCGCGCCGGCGGGGGCGGCCGCGGCGGAGATCGGCGACCGCACCGTGCGCAGCGTGACGGCCGAGGACGTGGCGGTGCAGCTGGCCTACGCGCGCGAGGTGATCGTGGTGCCCGGGTACGGGATGGCGGTGGCGCAGTGCCAGCACCAGGTGCGCGAGCTGGCGAGCCTCGTGGAGAAGCGCGGCGGCGAGTTCAAGTACGCCATCCACCCCGTGGCCGGGCGGATGCCGGGGCACATGAACGTGCTGCTGGCCGAGGCCAACGTGCCGTACGACCGGCTGTACGACCTGGAGGAGATCAACGACCAGTTCGAGCAGGCCGACGTGGTGCTGGTGATCGGCGCGAACGACGTGGTGAACCCGGCGGCGAAGAACGACCCCGGCAGCCCCATCTTCGGGATGCCGATCCTGAACGTGGACCACGCGAAGAGCATCATCGTCCTCAAGCGCAGCATGGCGGCCGGCTTCAGCGGCGTGGAGAACGAGCTGTTCTACCACGACCGCACCGCGATGCTCTTCGGCGACGCCAAGACCTCGCTCCAACAGCTGATCACGGACATCAAGGAAGTCTGATCCCGATCTCCGCATCGACGTGACGAGGAGCCCGCGGATGGTCTTTCGCGGGCTCCATCTTTTGGGCGCGAAATGGTGCTTGCCGGTCCGTCGAACTCGCATCTCCCGCAGTTCGTCCGAGTCCTGCGCGCCCCGATGGCCAGATGCAATCTTTCCCCGCGCGGCCGATTCTGCGCTGCGCACTGATGATGTCCGTCATCGGCGGAGCGTGCGGATCGCCGCCGCAGACCTACACCGAGACTCGGGACAGCACCACGTGGACGACCGTGGAGCCGTCATTCCAGCTGGACAGTGCTGAAATCCCTCCGGACGGTCTGCCTCCTGTCGAACCTCCACCCGCGCAACGGGAGCAGCCGCCGGAAGTCGGGAACTGCAATCCGAACTACGATCCGTGTGTGCCGAACGACAGCGATGTCGATTGCGCGGGCGGCCGCGGAAACGGACCTTCGTACGTGGCCGGGCCCGTGCGGGTCATTGGACACGACGTCTACAAGCTCGACCGCGACGGCGACGGCATCGGTTGCGAAAAATCACGCCGCCGCCGCTGATCAGAGCTTGCTGCAGATCGACTGACGACAACGGAGAATCTCACACGGAGGAACGGAGGAAACGGAGAACACAACGCATGGACCGAGTTCTCCATGTCCTCCGTCTCCGCTGAGAGAGCCCTTCCTCACCACACGGCCTTGCAGACGAAGGTTCGCCCAATGAGCGAAATCTCTCCGGAATTCGGGCGCCGCATCCAGCAGCGGATCGATGCGCTGGACACGGCCGACCCGCGGGCGTGGCCGGTGCGGGTGTGCAAGGAGGAGATGAACGCGCTTCCGCTGCACGGCAACCAGATCTACCTCTGGGCGCTGCGGCCGGACGGCGTGGTGCTCTGCCTCGACCACGAATCCGCGTCGCACCACGTGGAGGAGGAGCGCGATCCGCTGACACTCTTCGCGGTGCTCGTGCAGGGTGCGAAGAAGTATCCCGAGCTGCGGCAGATCGTGCCGCCACCGCCGCCGGGCACGCAGCAGTGCGAAGCGTGCGGGGGAACGGGATCGGGCGAAAACTGGAAGCCGCCGGCCTGGGATTGTCTCAGGTGCGGCGGCCTGGGATGGTCGAAGAACCTGCTCGCGCGGCCCGCGACCGACTGGCTGGCCCGCATCGACCGCGGCGACCAGCTGGAGCTGCGCGCGCAACCCGACGCCGCGCGGCTCGAGGCGGGGCGGCTGGCCGGGTACTACGTGATCTCGGCCGGCGATGCCTGCTGGTCCAGCCCGGCCGGACCCGCGGCGCGGCAGGAGCTGATCGGCCGGCTCGTCGATTGGGAGCGCGGGAAGGTGGTGACGCCCGAATGGCAGTCGAACCCCACCGCCTGCGCCGACCCGTTCGACAGCCTGGAGCACGTGCTGACGTTCTCTGGGTCGGGGAGCAACGGAACCTGGGAGGAGGAGTTCGCGCGCCAGCCGGATGGGAGCTGTGTGATCACCCTGACGCTGAACAACGATTTCGATCCAGCCGGCCCGGCCTTTCCGGTAAGGAGCGCCAGGGAGGTGGATGCGGACGCGGCGCGCGTGGAGATCGAGCGGACGATGCGTGCGAGCGGCCGCTACGGTCCGTTCCCCGCGATCGTCCCGCGCGAGCCGGCAGACTGAAAGAAGGGCTCACACGGAGGGAACGGAGGGAACGGAGAACTCAGTCGATGCGATGAGTTCTCCGTTTCCTCCGTTTCCTCCGTGTGAAACCTTCAGTTTCAGTACTTCGGCAGCGACGGGTCGATCTGCTCGCTCCAGGCGCGGATGCCGCCGGCCAGGTTGTAGACGCGCGCGTGCCCGGCGTCGCGCAGCTGCTGGGCGGCCTTGCGGCTGCGGGCGCCGCTCAGGCAGTGCACCACGATCTCGCCCGCGCCGGCCAGCTCGCCCATCCGCTCCGGGAGCTGCGCGAGGGGGACGAGGCGCGCGCCGTACGGCTCCAGGTTGGCGATCTCCCACTCGTGCGGCTCGCGCACGTCGATCACGGTGAGCGCGTCGCCGCGGTCCAGGCGCGCCTTCAGCTCGGCGGGGGTGAGCTCGGGGATGGCGGCGCGCGCAGCGGCCTCGGCGGCCTCGGCCTGCGGGATGCCGCAGAAGTGCTCGTAGTCGATGAGCCGCGTGACCGTGGGGTTCTGGCCGCAGAGCGGGCACTCGGGGTCCTTGCGCAGCTTCAGCTCGCGCCAGCGGAAGGCCAGCCCGTCGAAGAGCTGCAGCCGGCCGACGAGCGGCGTGCCGATCCCCAGCACGAGCTTCAGCACCTCCAGCGCCTGCAGGCTGCCCACGATGCCCGGGAGCACGCCCAGCACGCCCCCCTCGGCGCAGCTGGGGACCATCCCCGGCGGCGGGGGATCGCGGAAGAGGCAGCGGTAGCACGGGCCGCGGCTGGCCCAGAACACCGACACCTGCCCCTCGAAGCGGAAGATGGAGCCGTAGACGTTGGGCTTGTCCAGCAGCGCGCAGGCGTCGTTCACCAGGTAGCGCGTGGGGAAGTTGTCGGTGCCGTCGGCCACGATGTCGTAGTCGCGCAGGATCTCCAGCGCGTTGGCCGACGTGAGCCGCGCGTCGTGCGTGATGACGTTCACGTGCGGGTTGATGTCGCGCAGGCGGTCGCGCGCGGAGTCGAGCTTCTTGCGGCCCACGTCCGAGGTGCCGTGCAGCACCTGCCGCTGGAGATTGGTCTCGTCCACCACGTCGAAGTCCACCAGTCCCAGGGTGCCCACGCCCGCGGCGGCCAGGTACAGCGCCAGCGGCGACCCCAGCCCGCCGGTTCCCACCAGCAGCACGCGCGCGGCCTTCAGCTTCTGCTGCCCCTCCATCCCCACGTCGGGAATGATGACGTGGCGCGAGTAGCGCAGCACCTCGTCGGGGGTGAGCTGCGGCAGGGCAGCGGCGTCTTCGGTCGAGTTGGGCGATGACATCGAGGCGTTCGCCTGGAGCATGGGGATCGGGTGATGGTGGAAGATCGCCCGGGGCGCGCGCGGGCGCCACCGGGTGCGCTCACCACTCAAGGGCCCCAGCAGGGGCTGCTCGAGGGCGAATGAATTCGCGGCAACACCAGCACAAAGTCCCTTCGGGACTGCGGCCTTGGCATCCTGGCAAATCCGAAGCATTCGCCGACCTCGACTACTTCGCAGCCTGTCGGCGGATTTCGGGCTGTCGGGTGGCGAGATCCGGACGGGCTTTAGGTGAACGCCCGGTCGGCGACGTGGCGCCAAAATCAACGCACTCACGCACTTCCGCACTCCCGCACTTTTTTCAGTACAGCCGTTCTCCCAGCACGTCGTACGCGCGGTTGCCGGCGGCGAGAGCGGCGGCGGGGGAGGAGGGCCACTCGTCGGCGAGCATGCCCCAGAGCATCTCGTCCGTGCGGCGGCCGCCGGTTTCGTGGCGCGCGGTGGCCTCGTGCGTGAAGCCGAGCCGGCGCAGCACGCCGATGCTGGCCTGGTTGGCCACGTCGCAGACGCCGTGCACGCGCGCCATCCCGAACCCCTGGAACACCGCGCGCACGACCGCGGCGGCGATCTCGGCCGCGTAGCCGCGCCGCGTCTGCGCGGCGCCGACCCATCCTCCAGGCTCCATGGTGTCGTCGGTCAGCCGGTTCAGCAGCGAGGTGCCTACCATCTCCCCGTCCAGGCCGAACAGCGCCCACGACCAGTGGTTGTCCTTGTCGAACGCGCCGCGCCAGGTGCGCACGTCGCGCAGCCGGTCCTCGAGCGATTTGGGCTCGTTCTCCATCCACGGCACCCACGGGCGCAGGAAGTCGACGTTCTCGGCGACCAGCCGGTGCAGGGCAGGGGTGAACGACGGCTCCCACGCGCGCATCACCAGCCGCTCGGTCTCGATGCGGTAGGGGGGATTGAAGTACGCGGGATGGAAGGTCGTCTGCATGCGGGCGGCGGCTCAGAAGAGGCGGTTCTCGAGCGCGTCGAACGCGCGGGCGTCCGCGGCCAGGGCGGCGGCGCGGCTGCCGGGCCACTCGCCGGGAAGGAGGCTCCACAGCATCTCCTCCACGCGCCGCCCGCCGGCCAGGCGCCGCAGCGTGCCGTCGTGCGTGAAGCCCAGCCCGCGCCAGAGCGCGATGCGGCCCTCGTCATCGGGCTGGCAGCCGGTGAAGACGCGCGGCGCCTCCATCGCCTCCAGCGCGGTGCGGATCGCGGCGGCCGCGGCATCCTCCGCCATCTCGCCGTCGTCCTCGCCGACGGACCACGCCGCGATCTCCATCCCCTCCGTCCCCAGGCGGTGGAAGAGCGTGATGCCGCCGGCGATCTCGCCGCCGTCCGCGCGGATGACGGCGTAGCGCCAGGTGCGGTCGAGGTCGAACTCGGCGCGCCACAGCCGCACCTGCCGCAGCCGCGCGTCCGGTGCCAGCGGCTCGGCCCAGGCGCCCTCGCCGCGGAGCGGTTCGAGGTTGCGATCGACCAGCGCCGTGAGCGCCGCGGCATCGGCAGGCTCCCAGCAGCGGAGCACCAGCCGCGGCATCTCGATGCGGTAAGGCGTCGTCGGCGGCATGCGTCCGTGCTGGGTGTGGACGATTTCTGTCGCGGCATGAAGTCAAGATAATCCGTCCAGCATTGCCGGTGAAAGGCGCGCGTCGTCCGCTTTCGCGCGACCGGTGTGGGGGCGTAGGTTGGATGAAGTGCGGAAGTGCGGAAGTGCGGAAGTGCGGAAGTGCGGAAGTGCGGAAGTGCGGAAGTGCGGAAGTGCAGAAGTGCGTGAGTGGGTGAGTGTGAAGGTGCGTGACGAAGAATGTGGCGGGGAGGTAGGGCGCCCGCGAACGAAAATGCGACTAAAGTCGCGGCTACAAGGGCACGCAGTCCGCCTTCGCGGACTTCACTCTGGTGCATGCTCGAGCACCGCCGCGTCAACGCGGATCTGTTCGCGAGAAAATGCTTGCAAACCGTGCGGACGCATGGCGGGGGGAAGTCCGCGCAGGCGGACTGCGTGCCGTTGTAGCCGCGAGTTCACTCGCATTTTCCGGGATCCTCATCGACACGCGCCCTAGCCGGCCCGCGCCGATCCGACGGAATCCCGCGAGAGCACTCTCGCACTCTCGCACTTTCGCACTTTACCCGTCCGGCACGCACCCTGCCCGTCGAACCGCGTCCGCGTGGGTGCGCCCTCCCGAACCCTGTCGCCCGACGAACATGGATCCCCAGGTCATCGAA
This genomic window contains:
- the moeB gene encoding molybdopterin-synthase adenylyltransferase MoeB — its product is MSSPNSTEDAAALPQLTPDEVLRYSRHVIIPDVGMEGQQKLKAARVLLVGTGGLGSPLALYLAAAGVGTLGLVDFDVVDETNLQRQVLHGTSDVGRKKLDSARDRLRDINPHVNVITHDARLTSANALEILRDYDIVADGTDNFPTRYLVNDACALLDKPNVYGSIFRFEGQVSVFWASRGPCYRCLFRDPPPPGMVPSCAEGGVLGVLPGIVGSLQALEVLKLVLGIGTPLVGRLQLFDGLAFRWRELKLRKDPECPLCGQNPTVTRLIDYEHFCGIPQAEAAEAAARAAIPELTPAELKARLDRGDALTVIDVREPHEWEIANLEPYGARLVPLAQLPERMGELAGAGEIVVHCLSGARSRKAAQQLRDAGHARVYNLAGGIRAWSEQIDPSLPKY
- a CDS encoding GNAT family protein; translated protein: MPPTTPYRIEMPRLVLRCWEPADAAALTALVDRNLEPLRGEGAWAEPLAPDARLRQVRLWRAEFDLDRTWRYAVIRADGGEIAGGITLFHRLGTEGMEIAAWSVGEDDGEMAEDAAAAAIRTALEAMEAPRVFTGCQPDDEGRIALWRGLGFTHDGTLRRLAGGRRVEEMLWSLLPGEWPGSRAAALAADARAFDALENRLF
- a CDS encoding NAD(P) transhydrogenase subunit alpha is translated as MTITLLFVFVLAAFVGYFVITRVPPLLHTPLMSATNAISGISLVGSLVLAGSNHGTVATLLGFIAVTAATINVVGGFLITDRMLRMFKQRLPGGGNGTQPEKREGK
- a CDS encoding NAD(P)(+) transhydrogenase (Re/Si-specific) subunit beta, with amino-acid sequence MDLRELGIQLTYLTASVLFILGLYSLTKPARAQRGMQMAALGMLLAIVGTLLSRQIVRWEWILGGLLLGTAIGYPLGMFVPMTAMPQRIAISHMFGALAATLVGVAEFRVQHGQVSHATMAALGFEVLFGALTITGSFMAFGKLQGFISGTPVTWRGQNAMNLTLFAATFGIFVYLVVDPGHPALFYAMVGMSLLIGVLMVLPIGGADMPVVVSLLNSYAGLASSATGFAIGNTVLIICGALDGASGFLLSVLMSKAMNRSFGNVLFGAFGAAPAGAAAAEIGDRTVRSVTAEDVAVQLAYAREVIVVPGYGMAVAQCQHQVRELASLVEKRGGEFKYAIHPVAGRMPGHMNVLLAEANVPYDRLYDLEEINDQFEQADVVLVIGANDVVNPAAKNDPGSPIFGMPILNVDHAKSIIVLKRSMAAGFSGVENELFYHDRTAMLFGDAKTSLQQLITDIKEV
- a CDS encoding GNAT family protein — translated: MQTTFHPAYFNPPYRIETERLVMRAWEPSFTPALHRLVAENVDFLRPWVPWMENEPKSLEDRLRDVRTWRGAFDKDNHWSWALFGLDGEMVGTSLLNRLTDDTMEPGGWVGAAQTRRGYAAEIAAAVVRAVFQGFGMARVHGVCDVANQASIGVLRRLGFTHEATARHETGGRRTDEMLWGMLADEWPSSPAAALAAGNRAYDVLGERLY